A genomic segment from Bactrocera dorsalis isolate Fly_Bdor unplaced genomic scaffold, ASM2337382v1 BdCtg079, whole genome shotgun sequence encodes:
- the LOC105224852 gene encoding probable G-protein coupled receptor Mth-like 8 isoform X2, with the protein MSPLRHQGVGQMCAPTLVKAIKDVRADVATTQYTWSLMAVFVIIISSCCCCSSVAAAASGAAADTRYHCAFIDTINVTGIAWAYEQPNVTAGLNNTGNNNNNNDNTNNKNDIVSSNNGSASSNQNFTDNNNNISDSSNNNNNVNGSKNSSDTDIHNNNNGSDININNNNNITNDKNNDDNSNNDNAALLKSLGITHIPPELVAAYTFIIKDGIRVPVERHMRACICKLKPCIRFCCAEGHYYDTLSKSCVSIASVIDTDVVNATQQQQQQQQQPHSLVFALTGMDHHEVAVRHSNGSTRLVRTAHHFNVNIGVPCARMRYVHRDNQLVHWTLFENGSIAHRNYLFSNYYCYTPHQLDNVTWEWQPLACVPKKLPFVLTTKEWTYAICLILTVICMFIILFIYLFASNLRNTFYGVAIKVYTLCIIFGYSIMAHLTLTDPAEFMPWTCINLPACVIIYLVLSFYILSLISFNFYMHFHDIIMSRLMFWVIFFPIALLTVGWSIFAANNDYDGKAIFGGGDTCWFDPRNWSIMVYYYAPIFIACVICIFFYILTLIHISEGQDYNFRKAAETLDENRFKSFFKFFSYTFIVFLACVTSFAINYYREDPTHINYAVCLFIIFHGFGALYALIGQNQEVQNFLRRIEDDVSDDDEMTDSAVPMSGF; encoded by the exons ATGTCTCCGCTACGACACCAAGGCGTCGGCCAAATGTGCGCGCCAACATTAGTGAAAGCAATTAAAGATGTTCGTGCTGATGTGGCAACAACACAATACACATGGTCGCTAATGGCCGTTTTCGTCATAATTattagcagttgttgttgttgtagcagcgtAGCGGCAGCTGCCAGTGGTGCTGCAGCGGATACGAGATATCATTGTGCCTTCATCGATACCATTAATGTGACGGGTATAGCCtgggcgtatgagcaacctaATGTGACGGCGGGGTTGAATAAcacaggcaacaacaacaacaacaatgacaacacaaataacaaaaatgacattgttaGTAGTAATAACGGCAGTGCCAGCAGCAACCAAAACTTTaccgataacaacaacaatatcagcgatagcagcaacaacaacaacaacgttaatGGCAGCAAAAACAGTAGTGACACAGATatccataacaacaacaatggaagcgatataaatatcaataacaacaacaacatcacaaACGACAAGAACAACGACGACAATAGCAACAACGACAATGCTGCCTTACTAAAAAGTCTCGGCATCACTCACATACCACCCGAGCTAGTTGCCGCCTACACTTTCATCATCAAAGATGGCATACGCGTGCCGGTGGAGCGCCACATGCGCGCTTGCATTTGTAAGCTGAAACCCTGTATTCGCTTCTGTTGCGCCGAGGGTCACTACTATGATACGCTGAGTAAATCATGCGTTTCCATTGCAAGCGTAATCGATACTGATGTGGTAAATGccacacagcagcagcagcaacaacaacagcaaccacatAGTCTCGTGTTCGCGCTGACGGGCATGGATCATCACGAGGTGGCGGTGCGGCACAGCAACGGCAGCACACGCTTAGTGCGGACCGCGCATCATTTCAATGTAAATATTGGTGTGCCGTGCGCGCGAATGCGTTACGTTCACCGTGACAATCAACTGGTGCATTGGACGTTATTCGAG AATGGTTCCATTGCCCATCGAAATTACTTATTTTCGAACTATTATTGTTATACACCGCATCAATTGGACAATGTTACATGGGAGTGGCAACCATTGGCTTGTGTACCCAAAAAATTGCCCTTCGTTCTGACAACCAAAGAGTGGACCTATGCAATTt GTTTAATACTGACTGTCATCTGCATGTTTATCATCCTCTTCATCTATCTATTCGCCAGCAATCTGCGCAACACATTCTACGGCGTTGCCATCAAGGTCTACACGCTGTGCATTATCTTCGGTTATTCGATAATGGCGCATCTGACGCTCACCGATCCTGCAGAGTTTATGCCGTGGACTTGCATCAATTTGC CCGCCTGTGTGATCATTTACTTGGTGTTATCCTTCTATATACTGAGCTTGATCAGTTTCAACTTTTATATGCATTTCCATGATATTATCATGTCGCGTCTAATGTTTTGGGTTATATTCTTTCCGATCGCCCTTTTGACGGTCGGTTGGTCGATATTCGCGGCAAACAATGACTACGATGGAAAGGCTATATTTGGCGGCGGCGACACCTGTTGGTTCGATC CTCGCAACTGGTCCATCATGGTCTACTATTATGCGCCCATTTTCATCGCTTGTGTTATCtgcatatttttctatatactaACCTTGATCCATATCAGTGAAGGACAGGACTATAATTTTCGTAAGGCTGCGGAAACACTCGACGAGAATCG CTTTAAATCGTTCTTTAAGTTCTTCAGCTATACCTTCATCGTCTTTTTGGCCTGTGTCACATCGTTCGCCATCAATTACTATCGCGAAGATCCCACGCACATCAACTATGCCGTCTGTTTGTTCATCATTTTTCATGGCTTCGGCGCATTGTACGCTTTGATTGGACAAAATCAGGAGGTTCAAAACTTTTTGCGACGCATCGAGGATGATGT CAGCGATGACGATGAGATGACGGACAGCGCCGTGCCCATGTCGGGCTTCTAA
- the LOC105224852 gene encoding probable G-protein coupled receptor Mth-like 8 isoform X1 — protein MSPLRHQGVGQMCAPTLVKAIKDVRADVATTQYTWSLMAVFVIIISSCCCCSSVAAAASGAAADTRYHCAFIDTINVTGIAWAYEQPNVTAGLNNTGNNNNNNDNTNNKNDIVSSNNGSASSNQNFTDNNNNISDSSNNNNNVNGSKNSSDTDIHNNNNGSDININNNNNITNDKNNDDNSNNDNAALLKSLGITHIPPELVAAYTFIIKDGIRVPVERHMRACICKLKPCIRFCCAEGHYYDTLSKSCVSIASVIDTDVVNATQQQQQQQQQPHSLVFALTGMDHHEVAVRHSNGSTRLVRTAHHFNVNIGVPCARMRYVHRDNQLVHWTLFENGSIAHRNYLFSNYYCYTPHQLDNVTWEWQPLACVPKKLPFVLTTKEWTYAICLILTVICMFIILFIYLFASNLRNTFYGVAIKVYTLCIIFGYSIMAHLTLTDPAEFMPWTCINLPACVIIYLVLSFYILSLISFNFYMHFHDIIMSRLMFWVIFFPIALLTVGWSIFAANNDYDGKAIFGGGDTCWFDPRNWSIMVYYYAPIFIACVICIFFYILTLIHISEGQDYNFRKAAETLDENRFKSFFKFFSYTFIVFLACVTSFAINYYREDPTHINYAVCLFIIFHGFGALYALIGQNQEVQNFLRRIEDDVSSDDDEMTDSAVPMSGF, from the exons ATGTCTCCGCTACGACACCAAGGCGTCGGCCAAATGTGCGCGCCAACATTAGTGAAAGCAATTAAAGATGTTCGTGCTGATGTGGCAACAACACAATACACATGGTCGCTAATGGCCGTTTTCGTCATAATTattagcagttgttgttgttgtagcagcgtAGCGGCAGCTGCCAGTGGTGCTGCAGCGGATACGAGATATCATTGTGCCTTCATCGATACCATTAATGTGACGGGTATAGCCtgggcgtatgagcaacctaATGTGACGGCGGGGTTGAATAAcacaggcaacaacaacaacaacaatgacaacacaaataacaaaaatgacattgttaGTAGTAATAACGGCAGTGCCAGCAGCAACCAAAACTTTaccgataacaacaacaatatcagcgatagcagcaacaacaacaacaacgttaatGGCAGCAAAAACAGTAGTGACACAGATatccataacaacaacaatggaagcgatataaatatcaataacaacaacaacatcacaaACGACAAGAACAACGACGACAATAGCAACAACGACAATGCTGCCTTACTAAAAAGTCTCGGCATCACTCACATACCACCCGAGCTAGTTGCCGCCTACACTTTCATCATCAAAGATGGCATACGCGTGCCGGTGGAGCGCCACATGCGCGCTTGCATTTGTAAGCTGAAACCCTGTATTCGCTTCTGTTGCGCCGAGGGTCACTACTATGATACGCTGAGTAAATCATGCGTTTCCATTGCAAGCGTAATCGATACTGATGTGGTAAATGccacacagcagcagcagcaacaacaacagcaaccacatAGTCTCGTGTTCGCGCTGACGGGCATGGATCATCACGAGGTGGCGGTGCGGCACAGCAACGGCAGCACACGCTTAGTGCGGACCGCGCATCATTTCAATGTAAATATTGGTGTGCCGTGCGCGCGAATGCGTTACGTTCACCGTGACAATCAACTGGTGCATTGGACGTTATTCGAG AATGGTTCCATTGCCCATCGAAATTACTTATTTTCGAACTATTATTGTTATACACCGCATCAATTGGACAATGTTACATGGGAGTGGCAACCATTGGCTTGTGTACCCAAAAAATTGCCCTTCGTTCTGACAACCAAAGAGTGGACCTATGCAATTt GTTTAATACTGACTGTCATCTGCATGTTTATCATCCTCTTCATCTATCTATTCGCCAGCAATCTGCGCAACACATTCTACGGCGTTGCCATCAAGGTCTACACGCTGTGCATTATCTTCGGTTATTCGATAATGGCGCATCTGACGCTCACCGATCCTGCAGAGTTTATGCCGTGGACTTGCATCAATTTGC CCGCCTGTGTGATCATTTACTTGGTGTTATCCTTCTATATACTGAGCTTGATCAGTTTCAACTTTTATATGCATTTCCATGATATTATCATGTCGCGTCTAATGTTTTGGGTTATATTCTTTCCGATCGCCCTTTTGACGGTCGGTTGGTCGATATTCGCGGCAAACAATGACTACGATGGAAAGGCTATATTTGGCGGCGGCGACACCTGTTGGTTCGATC CTCGCAACTGGTCCATCATGGTCTACTATTATGCGCCCATTTTCATCGCTTGTGTTATCtgcatatttttctatatactaACCTTGATCCATATCAGTGAAGGACAGGACTATAATTTTCGTAAGGCTGCGGAAACACTCGACGAGAATCG CTTTAAATCGTTCTTTAAGTTCTTCAGCTATACCTTCATCGTCTTTTTGGCCTGTGTCACATCGTTCGCCATCAATTACTATCGCGAAGATCCCACGCACATCAACTATGCCGTCTGTTTGTTCATCATTTTTCATGGCTTCGGCGCATTGTACGCTTTGATTGGACAAAATCAGGAGGTTCAAAACTTTTTGCGACGCATCGAGGATGATGT CAGCAGCGATGACGATGAGATGACGGACAGCGCCGTGCCCATGTCGGGCTTCTAA